A region of Massilia sp. KIM DNA encodes the following proteins:
- the dndC gene encoding DNA phosphorothioation system sulfurtransferase DndC, with amino-acid sequence MESNKPASASAFAEHGFKATVGERMEVVKKLYLSDPIPWVIGYSGGKDSTATLQLVWRALAQLGSEQLHKDVHVISTDTLVENPIVAQWVAHSLDVMREAAKTQNLPIKPHRLTPEVKDRFWVNLIGKGYPAPRPKFRWCTSRLKINPSNDFIKRLEQQNGEAIVVLGTRKAESAARAASMKRHAGSTREWLSRNGQLERSWVFTPVADWTNDDVWLYLMQEKNPWGFDNSELLGMYQGATADGECPLVVDSSTPSCGDSRFGCYVCTMVSQDKSMDAMIQNDIEKEWMAPLLEFRNKFLGAGFGDDRKYREFRRMDGRLTLMQVANKEEGEDDVWEVADGRRFRLVHGPYKQTYRERLLRELLQAQRAVHAKAPANLKFDLLALEDLEEIRRLWVFEKHEIEDSVPRIYEEVMGEPYPSPRLDESQVFDAGDIALLREMTAREDDPDQLHFHLVRQLLAVEGKYQHAARRAGLFDELNSVLEYHAFNGEQEALEFAVHRSLSLEKANQSIEVQFVRPTIPIIPVAASDVELTEEE; translated from the coding sequence ATGGAAAGTAACAAACCCGCATCCGCCTCGGCCTTCGCCGAACACGGCTTTAAGGCAACCGTCGGCGAACGGATGGAGGTCGTCAAAAAACTGTACCTGAGCGACCCCATTCCCTGGGTGATCGGGTATAGCGGCGGCAAGGACTCGACCGCGACGCTGCAGCTGGTGTGGCGGGCTCTGGCACAGCTCGGGTCCGAGCAGTTGCATAAGGATGTGCACGTCATCAGCACCGACACCCTCGTGGAAAACCCCATTGTCGCTCAATGGGTGGCGCACTCGCTGGACGTCATGCGCGAAGCTGCGAAGACGCAGAATTTACCGATCAAACCGCATCGCTTGACGCCCGAAGTGAAGGATCGCTTCTGGGTCAACCTGATCGGCAAAGGTTATCCTGCGCCGCGTCCGAAATTCCGGTGGTGCACCAGCCGTTTAAAAATCAATCCGTCGAACGATTTTATTAAGCGACTCGAGCAGCAGAACGGCGAGGCGATCGTGGTCCTCGGCACCCGCAAGGCGGAAAGCGCCGCGCGTGCGGCGTCGATGAAGCGCCACGCGGGCAGCACCCGCGAGTGGCTCAGCCGGAATGGGCAGCTCGAACGCAGCTGGGTGTTTACGCCGGTCGCGGACTGGACCAACGACGACGTTTGGCTCTACCTGATGCAGGAGAAGAACCCCTGGGGCTTCGATAACAGCGAACTGCTCGGCATGTACCAGGGCGCGACGGCTGACGGAGAATGTCCGCTGGTGGTCGACTCGAGCACGCCGAGTTGCGGCGACAGCCGCTTCGGTTGCTACGTCTGCACCATGGTCTCGCAAGACAAATCGATGGACGCGATGATCCAGAACGACATTGAGAAGGAATGGATGGCGCCGCTGCTCGAGTTCCGCAACAAATTTCTTGGCGCAGGCTTTGGCGACGACCGTAAATACCGGGAGTTCCGCCGCATGGACGGCCGCTTGACGCTGATGCAGGTCGCGAACAAGGAAGAGGGCGAGGACGACGTGTGGGAAGTCGCCGATGGTAGACGCTTCCGTCTGGTACACGGCCCCTACAAGCAAACCTATCGTGAGCGCCTGCTGCGCGAGCTGCTGCAAGCGCAACGGGCGGTGCACGCCAAAGCCCCTGCCAATCTGAAATTCGATCTGCTGGCGCTGGAAGACTTGGAAGAGATTCGACGCCTGTGGGTGTTCGAAAAACACGAGATCGAAGACAGTGTGCCGCGCATCTATGAGGAGGTGATGGGCGAGCCCTATCCGTCCCCGCGCCTGGATGAAAGCCAGGTGTTCGACGCCGGCGACATCGCGCTTTTACGCGAGATGACGGCGCGCGAGGACGACCCGGATCAGCTCCATTTCCATTTGGTGCGTCAACTGCTGGCGGTCGAGGGCAAGTACCAGCACGCGGCAAGGCGCGCCGGCTTGTTCGATGAGCTCAACAGCGTGCTGGAGTACCACGCGTTCAACGGCGAGCAAGAAGCGCTGGAGTTCGCGGTGCACCGCTCCCTCAGCCTCGAAAAAGCTAACCAATCCATCGAGGTGCAGTTCGTCCGGCCGACCATTCCGATCATTCCAGTCGCTGCGTCCGATGTCGAGCTCACCGAAGAAGAGTAA
- the dndD gene encoding DNA sulfur modification protein DndD, with protein MLFQEFVLHNFGIYKGRHTVDLTTSPGRPIVLFGALNGSGKTTFLDGLQLVLYGKHARCTGRGNMAYPDFLRSTINRYVPPQEGAGLELEFIHHHEGKWQTIRVIRTWNGRHETTRERLEVYCDGILDAVLSERWGEFVEDFIPSQISELFFFDGEKIEALAEEQSAAAIIRTGIHALLGLDVVDRLAADIKIIQRRRRVDELSREAQALVRAKHDAMVALSDQADALAANIEQQHAQVEERMRALQAIEEEYRQQGGGLAEQANTIEAQLKAAAEQKANHDIYLRDKLAAGHLPLLLVEDLLSKARTQLTAEINAQLATAMLSEIRERDAQILSMLAQSEVSETVRRAVADQLERDRQARVTATQTPAYLHMRAEALAPYAASQFDDLRTDTHEALQREQLLAERVNDLERTKAALPDPELLAPLRQRLEEQRRQYEQALGAVALLNQQHEDCVQARERADRERQSLLLELADQDLKDKTNKRVLRHAGLVEQSLHRYRDAVLQRNVKRLADLILESFQSVTRKPKMFERIEISPVDYRLSLFDHSGNQVPSHQLSAGERQLLAVSILWGLSRASGRSLPAIIDTPLGRLDGQHRNKLVKNYFPKASHQVILLSTDQEIDEDLYGKIKRVTSQEYLIEYSEEKQSSEIHEGYFTFDEAYT; from the coding sequence ATGTTATTTCAAGAATTCGTACTGCATAACTTCGGTATCTATAAGGGACGTCACACGGTCGACCTCACCACCAGTCCGGGCCGACCCATCGTCTTGTTCGGCGCGCTGAACGGCTCCGGTAAGACGACCTTCCTGGACGGTTTACAGCTCGTCCTGTACGGCAAGCACGCCCGCTGCACGGGGCGCGGCAACATGGCCTATCCGGATTTCCTGCGCAGTACGATCAACCGCTACGTGCCGCCACAGGAGGGCGCCGGACTCGAGCTCGAGTTTATCCACCATCACGAGGGCAAGTGGCAGACCATCCGAGTGATCCGCACCTGGAATGGCCGTCACGAAACCACGCGCGAGCGCCTCGAGGTCTATTGCGACGGCATCCTCGACGCCGTGCTGTCCGAGCGTTGGGGTGAATTCGTTGAGGATTTCATTCCGTCGCAGATCTCGGAATTGTTCTTCTTCGATGGCGAGAAGATCGAAGCGCTGGCCGAGGAACAATCCGCCGCCGCGATCATCCGCACCGGCATCCACGCCTTGTTGGGATTGGACGTCGTCGATCGACTCGCCGCGGACATTAAAATCATCCAACGCCGCCGTCGCGTCGACGAACTCAGCCGCGAGGCGCAAGCCCTGGTGCGCGCCAAGCACGACGCAATGGTAGCCCTCAGCGACCAAGCGGATGCGCTGGCCGCCAACATTGAGCAACAGCACGCGCAGGTCGAAGAGCGCATGCGCGCGCTGCAAGCGATCGAGGAGGAGTATCGGCAGCAGGGCGGCGGATTGGCCGAGCAGGCCAACACCATCGAAGCCCAGCTCAAAGCGGCCGCGGAGCAGAAGGCGAATCACGACATCTACCTGCGAGACAAGCTCGCCGCCGGTCACCTGCCTTTGCTCTTGGTGGAGGATTTACTCAGTAAGGCCCGCACGCAGCTGACGGCGGAAATCAATGCGCAATTGGCGACGGCGATGTTGTCCGAGATCCGCGAGCGCGACGCCCAAATCTTAAGCATGCTCGCGCAAAGCGAGGTTAGCGAAACGGTGCGCCGCGCCGTGGCCGATCAACTGGAACGCGACCGGCAGGCGCGCGTCACCGCTACTCAGACCCCGGCCTATCTGCACATGCGCGCCGAGGCGCTCGCGCCATATGCCGCATCGCAGTTCGACGACCTACGGACGGACACGCACGAGGCGCTGCAGCGCGAACAACTGCTCGCTGAGCGTGTCAACGACCTCGAACGCACCAAAGCCGCGCTGCCCGACCCCGAACTATTGGCGCCGCTGCGTCAGCGGCTCGAAGAGCAGCGTCGACAATACGAACAAGCCTTAGGCGCCGTCGCGCTGCTGAACCAGCAGCACGAGGACTGCGTGCAGGCGCGGGAGCGTGCCGATCGTGAGCGTCAATCCCTCTTGCTCGAACTGGCGGACCAGGATTTGAAGGACAAAACGAACAAACGCGTGCTGCGACACGCCGGACTGGTCGAGCAAAGCCTGCATCGCTATCGCGATGCGGTCCTACAGCGCAACGTAAAGCGCTTGGCCGACCTCATCCTAGAGAGCTTCCAAAGCGTCACCCGTAAACCCAAGATGTTCGAGCGCATCGAGATCTCGCCGGTCGATTACCGATTGTCTCTGTTCGACCACAGTGGCAACCAGGTGCCGAGCCACCAGCTCTCCGCTGGCGAGCGCCAACTGCTAGCGGTGTCGATCCTTTGGGGCCTGAGCCGCGCCTCGGGGCGCTCACTGCCCGCCATTATCGACACCCCATTGGGACGACTGGACGGCCAGCACCGTAATAAGCTCGTGAAAAACTACTTCCCGAAGGCGAGCCATCAAGTCATCCTGCTGTCGACCGACCAGGAGATCGACGAGGATTTATATGGCAAGATCAAGAGGGTCACGTCTCAGGAATATCTGATCGAGTACAGCGAAGAAAAGCAGAGTTCGGAAATCCACGAAGGTTATTTCACGTTTGACGAGGCCTACACATGA
- the dndE gene encoding DNA sulfur modification protein DndE, which translates to MIIDVVRVSEKAKHQLLTLKRRTGILQWNVLCRWALLASLAERTIPPHEEIVTDSNVEMSWKTFAGTLDDAITAVVRQRAHEDKVAEDQLPQFFKIHLHRGIAYLLNGAQDLRGLIAMASGSEKS; encoded by the coding sequence ATGATCATCGACGTCGTTCGCGTTTCCGAAAAGGCGAAACACCAACTATTGACGCTTAAGCGCCGCACCGGGATCCTGCAATGGAACGTGTTGTGCCGCTGGGCCTTGCTGGCCTCGCTGGCCGAGCGCACGATTCCGCCGCATGAGGAGATCGTCACCGACAGCAATGTCGAAATGAGCTGGAAGACTTTCGCCGGTACCCTCGACGACGCGATCACCGCCGTTGTGCGTCAACGCGCACACGAGGACAAGGTCGCTGAGGACCAGCTGCCGCAATTCTTCAAAATCCACCTCCACCGCGGCATCGCGTATTTGCTTAATGGCGCGCAGGACCTGCGCGGACTAATCGCGATGGCGAGCGGGAGCGAGAAATCCTGA
- a CDS encoding HNH endonuclease, translating to MIGFRPVTQGEHLYVRVVDIFVNYDHALTKSIENFRNGSFVGNRSEEFADYFVGLYYFNLTARLVKTAKSILCDPNGNEFTYRSSFLTFLANQCSISEGQFGRANVNLLVNLSFEAALASGQSISNSTKNIVRASVPMLECYICGKSLFVNPVDARDAIEYEHVWPSSYGGDSIAANLLPACSCCNREKGAMMLWQDTWKHSLILPPYPSANDLTEINRPLKIALHRRRIFEYAVQHSLTLKDSALEIGPADFSAFAPMDLTDAADFFTIQF from the coding sequence ATGATAGGGTTTCGGCCTGTAACGCAGGGTGAGCATTTGTACGTTAGAGTAGTTGACATTTTTGTCAATTACGACCATGCACTAACAAAATCTATTGAAAATTTCAGAAATGGATCATTTGTCGGGAATCGTTCTGAAGAGTTTGCGGATTATTTTGTTGGACTATATTATTTCAATTTAACCGCGCGATTGGTAAAGACTGCAAAGTCAATTCTTTGCGATCCGAATGGAAATGAATTCACTTATCGCAGCTCCTTTCTGACTTTCTTAGCTAATCAATGCAGTATTTCTGAGGGTCAGTTCGGTAGAGCGAACGTCAATCTGTTGGTAAATCTTTCATTTGAGGCTGCCTTAGCTTCTGGTCAATCGATTTCCAATAGTACCAAAAATATTGTGCGGGCTTCAGTGCCGATGCTTGAGTGCTATATATGTGGAAAGTCTTTGTTCGTCAATCCGGTCGATGCACGCGATGCGATTGAGTATGAACATGTTTGGCCGAGCAGTTATGGTGGGGACAGTATCGCCGCTAACCTTTTGCCTGCGTGCTCATGTTGTAATCGCGAGAAAGGTGCAATGATGCTTTGGCAGGACACTTGGAAACATTCACTTATCCTTCCTCCGTATCCATCTGCCAATGATCTGACTGAAATTAATCGCCCGCTCAAAATAGCATTACATAGAAGAAGAATTTTTGAGTATGCTGTTCAACATTCTTTGACCTTGAAAGACTCCGCTTTAGAAATAGGACCCGCAGACTTCAGTGCATTCGCGCCAATGGACCTTACGGACGCGGCTGACTTTTTTACAATTCAATTCTAA
- a CDS encoding DGQHR domain-containing protein yields the protein MDYPCITFQQRPEQDTIRFCLFEAPVKDILEWSSVPRLSHDKKDGVQRQKSDFRVKGIAKFLSQEARNTIPTALVIAFSKDSYNLKIDPAGQQLIVLNADKKDEVFVIDGQHRLYGIHAFNPNARAPVVGILDASNDEKAFQFIVINNKAAKVAPDHIRALTFAYSNHELEPRLRTAKLSLSKNVLFVQIANEAEDSPFKGQVSLPSVEDGQRWVNASAIESSIAYIHAKKIAGLDDDETVASFFLAIWKAIKETWPDLFAAESRLLTKVGMITMTRYIVDAIDLMAGLLEDIDLSNEEDVILSTKRVLKMQTPDFWKSDWTVAVSDSKVVRDTIFEALRRVQQNIKQGANWFDDVPLILVPSQG from the coding sequence ATGGATTATCCGTGCATTACGTTTCAACAGCGACCTGAGCAAGACACTATTCGTTTTTGCCTGTTTGAAGCTCCCGTCAAGGACATACTTGAGTGGTCCAGTGTGCCGCGTTTGTCTCATGACAAAAAAGATGGGGTCCAAAGGCAAAAAAGCGATTTTAGGGTGAAAGGAATTGCAAAATTCCTAAGTCAAGAGGCTAGGAATACTATCCCGACCGCACTTGTGATTGCCTTTTCTAAGGATTCATATAACTTAAAAATCGATCCGGCGGGGCAGCAGCTAATAGTCTTAAATGCCGATAAAAAGGATGAGGTTTTTGTAATCGACGGTCAGCATCGTCTTTATGGTATTCATGCTTTTAATCCCAATGCTCGGGCTCCTGTAGTTGGAATCCTTGATGCAAGTAATGATGAGAAGGCTTTCCAATTCATTGTCATTAATAATAAGGCCGCGAAGGTTGCACCTGATCATATTCGTGCGTTAACGTTCGCTTACTCTAACCATGAACTTGAGCCCCGGCTTAGAACCGCGAAGCTCTCGCTCAGCAAAAATGTTTTGTTCGTTCAAATCGCGAACGAGGCTGAGGACAGCCCATTCAAGGGACAGGTTAGTTTGCCAAGTGTAGAAGACGGGCAGCGATGGGTTAATGCATCGGCAATCGAATCTAGCATAGCTTACATCCATGCGAAGAAAATCGCGGGTTTGGACGATGATGAGACAGTTGCCTCATTCTTTTTGGCTATTTGGAAGGCTATTAAGGAGACATGGCCGGATTTGTTTGCTGCAGAGTCACGTTTGCTCACAAAAGTGGGTATGATTACGATGACACGTTATATTGTTGATGCGATTGATCTCATGGCGGGCTTGCTGGAAGATATTGATTTGAGTAATGAGGAAGATGTTATCTTATCTACGAAGAGAGTTCTGAAAATGCAGACTCCAGATTTTTGGAAATCCGACTGGACTGTCGCTGTTTCAGATTCAAAAGTTGTTCGTGATACTATATTTGAAGCATTGCGACGAGTTCAGCAAAATATAAAACAGGGAGCTAATTGGTTTGATGATGTTCCACTGATACTTGTGCCGTCACAAGGTTGA
- a CDS encoding putative quinol monooxygenase yields the protein MSVEVIATLEARPDRKAEVEAALSVLVRQSRQEPGVRRYDLYRDSARPASFYLIEAYMDEAALEAHRGSAHCLRFREQAGDLLLGAPRVAVLEAVELVPEEFA from the coding sequence ATGAGCGTTGAAGTCATTGCCACGCTGGAGGCCCGTCCCGACAGGAAAGCCGAGGTCGAGGCGGCCCTATCGGTGCTGGTCAGGCAAAGCAGACAGGAGCCCGGGGTGCGGCGCTACGACCTTTACCGCGACAGCGCACGACCTGCTTCTTTTTACCTGATCGAGGCTTACATGGACGAGGCCGCGCTGGAAGCGCATCGTGGGAGCGCCCATTGCCTCAGGTTTCGGGAGCAGGCCGGGGACTTGCTGTTGGGGGCGCCGAGGGTTGCCGTCCTCGAAGCCGTCGAGCTTGTCCCGGAGGAGTTTGCCTGA
- a CDS encoding zinc-binding dehydrogenase, whose product MKALLLLQAGPDYTLAPANVPIPLPGAREVRLRVRASSINPVDYKFARDGSNLAMPHILGIDAAGEIEAVGPEVSDWQPGQRVMAVTNLYRWGAYAEFVVVDVSVLSRLPDELSFEQAAALPCAGLTAWQAVHRKLKLQQPGLTVLITGAGGGVGGFTVQMCRQARARVIATASRSVERVRTLGADEVIDYRKADVLAETLRLTQGRGVDAVIDLVSAESATALLPLLRHNGELVCVVARPREKDLPPWGKAISLHDVALAFAYQFGDAENLREIARAGETLAQAVAQGRIDPQITRIISLDEVPAALREAEAGHTQGKVVIRL is encoded by the coding sequence ATGAAAGCCCTGCTTCTGCTTCAGGCGGGCCCGGACTACACACTGGCGCCGGCCAACGTTCCCATTCCCCTCCCGGGCGCGCGTGAAGTCCGCCTGCGGGTGAGGGCCTCGAGCATCAACCCGGTCGACTACAAGTTCGCCCGCGATGGGTCGAACTTGGCCATGCCCCACATCCTGGGGATCGATGCAGCCGGCGAGATCGAGGCCGTGGGCCCGGAGGTGAGCGACTGGCAGCCGGGGCAGCGCGTGATGGCGGTGACCAATCTCTACCGCTGGGGCGCCTATGCGGAGTTCGTCGTCGTCGATGTGAGCGTATTGAGCCGTTTGCCGGACGAGCTGTCCTTCGAGCAGGCCGCGGCCCTGCCCTGCGCCGGGCTGACGGCCTGGCAGGCGGTGCACCGGAAGCTGAAGCTGCAACAGCCCGGCCTGACGGTCCTGATCACTGGAGCCGGCGGCGGCGTCGGCGGTTTTACGGTGCAGATGTGCCGGCAGGCCCGCGCGCGCGTGATCGCGACCGCATCGCGTTCGGTGGAGCGCGTCCGCACATTGGGCGCCGACGAGGTGATCGACTACCGCAAGGCCGACGTCCTTGCCGAGACCCTGCGCCTGACCCAGGGCCGCGGGGTGGATGCGGTGATCGATCTGGTGTCGGCGGAATCGGCCACGGCCCTGCTGCCTTTGCTCCGCCACAATGGCGAGCTGGTGTGCGTGGTCGCGCGCCCACGCGAAAAAGACCTCCCGCCCTGGGGCAAGGCCATTTCGCTGCATGACGTGGCGCTGGCCTTCGCTTATCAGTTCGGCGACGCCGAGAATCTGCGTGAGATCGCGCGCGCGGGCGAAACCCTGGCGCAGGCGGTGGCGCAGGGGCGCATCGATCCGCAGATCACCCGCATCATTTCGCTCGACGAGGTGCCGGCCGCATTGCGCGAGGCCGAAGCGGGCCACACACAGGGCAAGGTGGTGATCAGGTTGTGA
- a CDS encoding zinc-binding alcohol dehydrogenase family protein has product MKAVVYNESVALDAPEALTDTTLPDPEPAGHDLLVEVHAVSVNPVDTKIRGGVLPPPATPKVLGWDASGVVRAVGDKVTLFKPGDRVMYAGSLLRAGTNCELHLVDERIVGPMSTRLSFEEAAALPLTSLTAWELLFDRLQVREGRNPIATLLIIGGAGGVGSIMIQLARQLTGMTVVATASRQETRKCVHEVGAHHVIDHTRPMPEQLRDLGLDEVDYVASLTHTDKHLVAIAEMLAPQGKLGLIDDPVTLDVPILKPKSISLHWELMYTRSMYQTPDMIEQHNILVHVAELVDAGVLRTTLADHFGVINAANLRRAHALIESGKARGKIVLSGF; this is encoded by the coding sequence ATGAAAGCTGTCGTCTATAACGAGTCGGTCGCGCTGGATGCGCCGGAGGCCCTGACCGATACCACCCTGCCCGATCCCGAGCCTGCCGGACACGACCTGCTGGTGGAGGTGCATGCTGTCTCGGTGAACCCGGTCGACACCAAGATCCGTGGCGGCGTGCTGCCGCCCCCGGCGACCCCGAAGGTGCTAGGCTGGGATGCGTCCGGCGTGGTGCGCGCCGTGGGCGACAAGGTCACCCTGTTCAAGCCGGGCGATCGCGTCATGTACGCCGGATCGCTGCTGCGGGCCGGCACCAACTGCGAGCTGCACCTGGTCGACGAGCGCATTGTCGGCCCGATGTCCACGCGCCTCAGTTTCGAGGAAGCGGCCGCGTTGCCGCTGACCTCGCTCACGGCATGGGAGCTGCTCTTCGACCGCTTGCAGGTGCGCGAAGGCAGGAACCCGATCGCCACGCTCCTGATCATCGGCGGGGCCGGCGGGGTCGGCTCGATCATGATCCAGCTGGCGCGCCAATTGACCGGCATGACCGTGGTCGCCACCGCATCGCGGCAGGAGACACGCAAGTGTGTGCACGAGGTCGGCGCGCACCATGTGATCGACCACACCAGGCCGATGCCGGAGCAGTTGCGCGATCTTGGCCTCGACGAGGTCGATTATGTGGCCAGCCTGACCCACACCGACAAGCACCTGGTCGCCATCGCCGAGATGCTGGCGCCGCAGGGCAAGCTCGGGCTGATCGACGACCCGGTGACCCTCGACGTGCCTATCCTCAAGCCCAAGAGCATCTCGCTGCACTGGGAGCTGATGTACACGCGCTCGATGTACCAGACCCCGGACATGATCGAGCAGCACAACATCCTGGTCCACGTCGCCGAGCTGGTCGACGCCGGCGTGCTGCGCACGACGCTGGCGGACCATTTCGGCGTCATCAACGCGGCCAATCTGCGCCGCGCCCATGCCTTGATCGAGAGCGGCAAGGCGCGCGGCAAGATCGTGCTGTCCGGCTTTTGA
- a CDS encoding LysR substrate-binding domain-containing protein: MAGGRLDAAIVNKPLRALALEFERIFDEEMVLTTGPAYAAELAQDLALGQRISFGQPPVLPIRGHRLRSRIASLPEDENIELRPKFEVDSRERSRPTRPPRPLASSSGAAPLSTAVPVSRAP, translated from the coding sequence GTGGCGGGCGGACGTCTCGACGCGGCTATCGTCAACAAGCCACTCCGTGCGCTGGCGCTGGAATTCGAGCGCATCTTCGACGAAGAGATGGTCTTGACCACCGGCCCGGCCTACGCCGCCGAGCTGGCGCAGGACCTCGCCCTGGGCCAGCGAATATCGTTCGGCCAGCCGCCCGTCCTGCCTATCCGGGGTCATCGCCTGCGCAGCAGAATCGCCAGCCTCCCCGAGGACGAGAACATCGAACTCAGGCCCAAGTTCGAGGTCGACTCACGCGAACGAAGCCGGCCGACTCGCCCTCCACGACCCCTGGCGTCCTCGAGCGGCGCGGCGCCGCTATCCACCGCTGTGCCCGTGTCGCGCGCACCTTAG
- a CDS encoding AAA family ATPase, whose product MKPREFDVADLYRGPVSGAGELDPVDTRLDEKLRQAYFWIVNKAIISPHYDIEYNDGPPQRYTVGDSKRVLTLPSGQSYSSYVLLPLLTFATRRKCLFVGGPGRGKTASAILMGVLAGASVREVRRAMQHGHPQMTIADLLGNPLPSDLINAKDMTEIRIAWRSWLSMRVKIVDEYNRIPTRTQSALLTVMGDNYAEVLNQVFECPESAWFLTANDEQGGGTYQVIEALRDRIDVIVQALAFNPRFLEELLVRIEEEVRPEELVPPELIFTADEIDAMGKEIRAVEIPEGVRRRIEFFASQFELAETAGGQFEYMTKDTARLSGLAWHELAAADNGRDRMKDLGCQTVNGLSVRNLMTLLLFAKALAYFRGNVQVELEDVRQVLPFVLHDKLQPDSDAQFFALPEHAHYRSDRVSWLRHLFDLANDEYLRLDLDRTDAVGELAKQFALGLDGVGERDTRARLARIEKLIGELVRGRKLYGHLYDDLLKLKYLHQRYTNYLAWLRAQ is encoded by the coding sequence GTGAAACCGCGCGAGTTCGACGTGGCGGACTTGTATCGCGGGCCGGTATCCGGCGCCGGCGAGCTTGATCCGGTCGACACCCGGCTCGACGAGAAGCTGCGGCAGGCCTACTTCTGGATCGTCAACAAGGCGATCATCAGTCCGCATTACGACATCGAGTACAACGACGGCCCCCCGCAACGCTATACCGTCGGCGACAGCAAGCGCGTGCTCACGCTGCCTTCCGGGCAGAGCTATTCCAGCTATGTGCTGCTGCCGCTGCTGACCTTCGCGACGCGTCGCAAATGCCTGTTCGTCGGCGGGCCGGGGCGCGGAAAGACCGCCAGCGCAATCCTGATGGGCGTGCTCGCCGGCGCCAGCGTGCGCGAGGTGCGGCGCGCAATGCAGCATGGGCACCCGCAGATGACGATTGCGGACCTGCTGGGCAACCCGCTCCCGTCGGACCTGATCAATGCGAAGGACATGACCGAGATCCGCATCGCGTGGCGCTCATGGCTGTCGATGCGGGTCAAGATCGTCGACGAGTACAACCGGATCCCCACCCGCACCCAGAGCGCGCTGCTGACCGTGATGGGCGATAACTATGCGGAAGTGCTCAACCAGGTCTTCGAGTGCCCGGAATCCGCGTGGTTCCTGACCGCCAACGACGAGCAGGGCGGCGGGACCTACCAGGTCATCGAGGCCTTGCGCGACCGGATCGACGTCATCGTCCAGGCGCTGGCCTTCAATCCGCGCTTCCTGGAGGAGCTGCTGGTGCGGATCGAGGAGGAGGTCCGCCCCGAAGAACTGGTCCCGCCCGAGCTGATCTTCACCGCCGACGAGATCGATGCGATGGGCAAGGAGATTCGCGCCGTCGAGATCCCGGAGGGCGTGAGACGCCGGATCGAGTTCTTCGCAAGCCAGTTCGAACTGGCCGAAACGGCTGGCGGGCAGTTCGAGTACATGACTAAGGATACCGCCCGCCTGTCGGGCCTTGCCTGGCACGAACTGGCGGCGGCCGACAATGGGCGTGACCGCATGAAGGACCTGGGATGCCAGACCGTCAACGGCCTGTCGGTGCGCAATCTGATGACGCTGCTGCTGTTCGCAAAGGCGCTGGCCTACTTCCGTGGGAACGTCCAGGTGGAGCTGGAAGACGTGCGCCAGGTATTGCCCTTCGTGCTGCACGACAAACTGCAGCCCGACTCGGACGCCCAGTTCTTCGCACTTCCCGAGCATGCCCACTATCGCAGCGACCGGGTGAGCTGGCTGCGTCACCTGTTCGACCTGGCGAATGACGAGTACCTGCGCCTGGACCTCGACCGCACGGACGCCGTCGGCGAGCTGGCGAAGCAGTTCGCCCTCGGGCTGGATGGAGTGGGCGAACGCGACACGCGTGCGCGACTGGCCCGCATCGAGAAGCTGATCGGTGAGCTGGTCCGGGGCCGCAAGCTGTATGGACACCTCTACGATGACCTGCTGAAGCTGAAGTACCTGCACCAGCGCTACACCAACTACCTCGCCTGGCTGCGCGCGCAATAG